In Companilactobacillus allii, one genomic interval encodes:
- a CDS encoding acetate/propionate family kinase produces the protein MKIMAINAGSSTLKWKLFEMPEKKTIASGMIDRLGSPKSIFKLKYNGEKIEHEEAIESNDIAVLSVLDALKERHIIERFEDIAAFGHRVVAGGEEFKNSEIVTEENLDKILQLSEYAPLHNKIEAYYINVFKKLVPRAIEVAVFDTSFFTDIPAVNYLYSVDLDDYKQFKARRYGAHGTSHRYIAQRLNELVDGGIEDKNVIVMHLGSGASISAIKNGKAVDISMGFTPLSGITMSTRSGDIDVSILPYLMKKLGLTDIDDMIDILNHKSGLLGISGVSADMRDIEAVEDTNKRAKLALDIFRNRIIKYVGSYIAEMGGVDVLAFTAGVGENSPEVRGDILEAFSYLGIKIDADNNKLRGKEVRITTDDSKIAAYTVPTDEELMIAQDTYKFAQLLTL, from the coding sequence ATGAAGATAATGGCCATAAATGCGGGGAGCTCAACTTTGAAATGGAAACTGTTTGAGATGCCCGAAAAAAAGACAATTGCTTCTGGTATGATCGATCGTTTGGGATCACCTAAGTCGATATTTAAACTCAAATATAATGGTGAAAAAATTGAGCACGAAGAAGCCATTGAGTCCAATGATATCGCCGTTTTATCAGTTCTTGATGCTCTTAAAGAAAGACACATTATTGAAAGGTTTGAAGACATCGCGGCCTTTGGACATCGTGTTGTAGCTGGTGGTGAGGAATTCAAGAATTCAGAGATTGTTACAGAAGAAAACTTGGATAAAATTCTTCAATTATCAGAATATGCACCATTACATAACAAAATAGAAGCATATTATATTAATGTTTTTAAGAAATTAGTTCCTAGAGCAATTGAAGTAGCAGTTTTTGATACATCATTTTTCACTGACATACCAGCAGTAAATTATTTATATAGTGTTGATTTGGACGACTATAAGCAATTTAAAGCACGCCGTTATGGTGCACATGGAACGAGTCATCGCTACATTGCACAACGTTTGAATGAACTAGTCGATGGTGGTATTGAAGATAAGAACGTTATCGTTATGCATCTAGGTAGCGGAGCTTCGATAAGTGCTATTAAAAATGGCAAGGCCGTTGATATTTCAATGGGATTCACACCGCTATCTGGGATAACAATGAGTACTAGAAGTGGTGATATTGATGTTTCTATCTTACCTTATCTGATGAAGAAGTTAGGATTGACTGATATTGATGACATGATCGATATTTTGAATCACAAATCTGGTTTACTCGGTATTTCCGGTGTTTCTGCAGATATGCGTGACATTGAGGCTGTTGAAGATACCAACAAGCGTGCTAAATTGGCGTTGGATATTTTCCGTAATCGTATCATTAAGTACGTAGGATCTTATATCGCTGAAATGGGTGGAGTGGATGTATTAGCATTTACCGCCGGTGTTGGTGAGAATTCTCCTGAAGTTCGTGGCGACATACTTGAAGCTTTCAGTTATTTAGGCATAAAAATAGACGCTGATAACAACAAATTACGTGGAAAAGAAGTCCGTATCACTACAGATGATTCCAAGATTGCTGCATATACAGTGCCTACAGATGAAGAATTAATGATTGCTCAAGATACTTATAAGTTTGCGCAGTTACTGACTCTTTAG
- the asp1 gene encoding accessory Sec system glycosyltransferase Asp1: MKFLDMLRKLDNEPEKSSTSTDSASTQAPKDNSDSTEKVEENNLNNEVAEQKEQLPVTTHDKRVNIEEQMDSLSNHYAQLRNDLKTNLFSEKDEHETKKETLDKYLNTLKRDQKESNEKLADIKAQNDDAEIERLAGVHADQKEQQELLNQFKEQQQALSDKLTDANDQLNNKQDELEKNEKSETDMSASIKEEKDLQKMMVLMENQKNSIDKLYKERANVQKDIDNIKADINSLQENVDNVNKNLNSTTSTLDLLKSKVNQIEDKIKNDKNYRIETTAGLERHLQSLADERETIEGELKEVNDNIDYLEKYIKDVFHSAYLVRDVYLDSDKDYYVVADSFDAESKQDVFDTIKLIETKLQKPVTLVSTFYNNHLNDIIDKSAKKSNIHIPNVVSLFDQLQASSNPTTNTVSIPENDGWVTRTDVKTHDTVIYDQSNTLLMTVEYSEDKKIDRINYYKNDQVVKTNLYNDAGQLSSVKNFNKEKVLTEHNFYRTDGSIVLTVIFEDQKAISYQLFDKNGLLEHDFNNKSELINWWLESISPNTDNAIFIGNNNDLLYNLLIKADNLDSKSTIPLLQNVSENIKDIISMLDKNTDITNILVQYSKDLHAIESETNRDICVSVIRSSASGELALPESLEI, translated from the coding sequence GTGAAATTTTTAGATATGCTACGTAAATTAGATAATGAGCCGGAAAAAAGTTCTACAAGTACTGACAGCGCTTCCACTCAGGCGCCAAAAGACAATTCGGATAGTACCGAAAAAGTCGAAGAAAATAATTTAAATAATGAAGTTGCTGAACAAAAAGAACAGCTTCCAGTTACAACGCATGACAAACGCGTGAACATTGAAGAACAAATGGACAGTCTTTCCAACCACTACGCTCAACTCCGTAACGATCTAAAAACAAATCTTTTCTCAGAAAAAGATGAACATGAAACAAAAAAAGAAACCCTCGACAAATATTTGAATACTCTTAAACGTGATCAAAAAGAATCTAATGAAAAGCTTGCAGATATTAAAGCACAAAACGACGATGCCGAGATCGAACGTCTCGCTGGTGTTCATGCTGATCAAAAGGAACAACAGGAATTACTCAACCAATTTAAAGAACAACAACAAGCATTATCTGACAAATTGACTGATGCCAATGACCAATTAAATAATAAGCAAGACGAACTAGAGAAGAATGAAAAATCTGAAACTGACATGTCTGCTTCTATAAAAGAAGAAAAAGACCTTCAGAAGATGATGGTCCTGATGGAAAATCAGAAGAATTCAATCGATAAACTATATAAAGAACGTGCAAATGTTCAAAAAGATATCGATAATATCAAAGCTGATATTAATTCACTTCAAGAAAATGTAGATAACGTAAATAAGAATCTTAACAGCACTACTTCAACTCTTGACCTACTTAAATCTAAGGTAAATCAGATCGAAGATAAAATTAAAAACGACAAAAACTACCGTATTGAAACAACTGCTGGACTGGAAAGACATCTTCAAAGCCTTGCAGATGAACGTGAAACAATTGAGGGTGAACTTAAAGAAGTTAATGACAATATTGACTATCTTGAAAAGTACATCAAAGATGTTTTCCATTCAGCATACTTGGTACGTGATGTTTATTTAGATTCAGACAAAGACTACTACGTAGTGGCTGATTCATTTGATGCTGAGTCAAAACAAGATGTTTTCGATACCATCAAACTAATCGAGACTAAGTTACAAAAGCCAGTTACTCTAGTTTCTACTTTCTATAACAATCACTTAAACGACATAATAGATAAGAGTGCCAAGAAATCTAACATTCATATTCCAAATGTAGTCAGCTTGTTTGACCAATTACAAGCTAGCTCTAATCCAACGACTAATACTGTGTCTATCCCAGAAAACGACGGTTGGGTGACTCGAACAGACGTTAAGACTCATGACACTGTGATTTATGACCAAAGTAACACTTTACTAATGACTGTCGAATATAGTGAAGATAAGAAAATCGATCGTATAAACTACTACAAGAACGATCAAGTAGTTAAAACTAATCTTTATAACGATGCTGGTCAATTGTCATCAGTCAAAAACTTCAATAAAGAGAAGGTTCTTACTGAACATAACTTCTATCGTACAGACGGATCAATTGTTCTTACTGTTATCTTCGAAGATCAAAAAGCTATCAGCTATCAACTATTCGATAAGAACGGATTATTGGAACATGACTTCAATAACAAATCTGAACTAATCAATTGGTGGTTAGAGAGTATTTCACCTAATACCGATAATGCTATTTTCATCGGTAATAATAACGACCTTCTCTACAATCTATTGATCAAAGCAGACAATTTGGATAGTAAATCAACTATTCCATTACTTCAAAACGTATCTGAAAACATCAAAGATATTATCTCGATGCTTGATAAGAATACTGATATAACTAATATCTTAGTTCAATATAGTAAAGATCTACATGCTATAGAAAGTGAAACTAATCGTGATATTTGCGTTAGTGTCATAAGAAGTTCCGCCAGCGGAGAACTTGCATTACCAGAATCATTGGAAATATAA
- a CDS encoding glycosyltransferase family 2 protein yields the protein MKTISVIVPCYNEEETINLYYDAMTKVKNEKNKFNFEYWFIDDGSSDKTLKVLKELQAKHSDEVHYISFSRNFGKEAALYAGINEVKGEYTAVMDVDLQDPPEMLEEMFDTLEEGEYDCVGTARMDREGENPIISFFSNSFYGVINKMSQTKIVSGARDFRLMTRQMVDAILSMTEYNRFSKGIFSWVGFKTKYLPYKNRKRVAGETSWNFWKLFKYAVTGIIDFSERPLMFATWMGVFFSGISILAIIGIIIRKLVFPLSSVTGWASMVSIILLIGGIQLLSIGILGEYIGKIFLEVKRRPIYIVKEKK from the coding sequence ATGAAAACCATATCCGTAATTGTTCCTTGTTATAACGAAGAAGAAACTATCAATTTGTATTACGACGCTATGACGAAGGTCAAAAATGAAAAAAATAAATTCAATTTTGAATATTGGTTCATCGATGATGGTTCAAGTGATAAAACCCTCAAAGTTTTGAAGGAGCTACAAGCCAAGCATAGCGATGAAGTTCATTATATTTCCTTCTCAAGAAACTTCGGTAAGGAAGCTGCGCTATACGCTGGTATAAACGAAGTTAAGGGTGAATATACCGCCGTTATGGACGTGGACTTACAAGATCCTCCAGAGATGCTTGAAGAGATGTTCGATACTCTTGAAGAAGGCGAATATGACTGCGTTGGTACAGCAAGAATGGATCGTGAAGGTGAAAATCCTATAATTTCATTTTTCTCAAACAGTTTTTATGGTGTTATCAACAAAATGTCACAAACCAAGATTGTTTCTGGTGCCCGTGATTTTAGATTGATGACTCGTCAAATGGTGGACGCTATTCTTTCAATGACTGAATATAATCGCTTTTCCAAAGGGATATTTAGTTGGGTAGGATTTAAAACTAAATACCTTCCATATAAAAACCGCAAACGCGTTGCTGGTGAAACTTCATGGAACTTTTGGAAACTATTCAAATATGCCGTAACTGGTATCATTGATTTTTCAGAACGTCCCTTAATGTTCGCCACATGGATGGGTGTATTTTTCTCTGGTATTTCGATACTCGCAATCATCGGTATCATTATTCGTAAACTAGTCTTCCCACTAAGTAGTGTTACTGGTTGGGCCTCAATGGTTTCAATCATCTTATTAATCGGTGGTATTCAATTATTGAGTATTGGTATTTTGGGAGAATATATTGGCAAAATATTCTTGGAAGTTAAAAGACGCCCTATTTATATCGTTAAAGAAAAAAAATAA
- a CDS encoding tyrosine-protein phosphatase, translated as MSEFKNNRLIQLDGTFNTRDLGGYKTEDGRMVKWGRLYRSDDLYTLTPADVQWFVDNHLTTIIDFRNINERINRPDKKIPDTEYYVLSPDDDTAAMASADLKSDKRKIDKLIARKKQGTLDLSVDGLKESMIKLVRDPKAQELYRHVLDLHIARLDAVVLQHCRGGKDRTGYGSALVLFALGVSEQDVIKDYMLTAKYNSARNARRMAEYEQYTDDKVTLQYLANAMSTRKEVIDAGISTMKLIADTPLGYIENVLGFNKQDINKLRKIYLIN; from the coding sequence ATGAGTGAATTTAAAAATAATCGATTAATCCAATTAGATGGAACTTTTAATACTCGTGACCTGGGTGGATATAAAACTGAGGATGGGCGAATGGTTAAATGGGGAAGATTATATCGCTCAGATGATTTATATACTTTGACTCCAGCTGATGTACAGTGGTTTGTAGATAATCATTTAACTACAATCATTGATTTTCGTAATATTAACGAACGTATAAATCGACCAGATAAAAAGATTCCTGATACTGAATATTATGTTTTATCACCAGATGATGATACTGCCGCTATGGCAAGTGCAGATTTGAAATCAGATAAGAGAAAAATTGATAAGTTAATTGCGAGGAAGAAACAAGGCACTTTAGATTTATCCGTAGATGGACTAAAGGAAAGTATGATTAAACTTGTGAGAGATCCAAAGGCTCAGGAATTATATCGTCATGTTTTAGATTTACACATTGCTCGATTGGATGCCGTTGTTTTACAACATTGTCGTGGAGGAAAAGATAGAACTGGTTATGGATCTGCATTGGTACTATTTGCATTGGGAGTCTCTGAACAAGATGTTATTAAAGATTACATGTTAACTGCTAAATATAATTCCGCTCGTAATGCTAGAAGAATGGCTGAGTATGAGCAATATACTGATGATAAAGTTACATTGCAGTATTTAGCTAATGCAATGTCGACAAGAAAAGAAGTGATTGATGCTGGAATCTCAACTATGAAATTAATAGCAGATACACCGCTTGGATATATTGAGAATGTCTTAGGTTTTAATAAACAAGATATTAATAAACTAAGAAAGATTTATTTGATAAACTAA
- a CDS encoding PTS sugar transporter subunit IIC has product MGAKMQSFTNKIQSSMGKFASNKLLSAISNGMIRLLPVTMVGSVFAILGNLGFPGYQEFVNKIGFGSIFAMGVQMTTNLISIYVLISLAYEYSKKLNGSKVNSILLSVMSFFLLTPISNFKVKGSAVVGLDLTYLGSKGMFVAMIVSLSVTRLYCLLENKHITIKMPDSVPPAVSNSFTGLVPAWIIAGIVLVINGILRATPFGDIHDLVYTIVQTPLEHLGGSIWALLFILFFSEFLWFFGIHGSMATSAIIYTLYQPLELQNLAAYTAGQALPNILTKTFIDVMKGPRHFALALLLLFICRSHHMKSVGKVAIIPAIFGISEPMKFGIPMVLNPILFIPMTLSPVISVGLAYAATSLKLIPRMTGITFPWNIPVVSGLIVGDWRTAVLQVIQLFIAMALYYPFIKFLDRQTLEQEAEQVEKE; this is encoded by the coding sequence ATGGGTGCCAAAATGCAATCTTTTACTAATAAGATCCAAAGTTCCATGGGTAAATTTGCTTCTAATAAACTTCTTTCTGCAATTTCAAATGGTATGATCCGACTTTTGCCAGTTACAATGGTTGGTTCAGTTTTTGCCATTCTTGGAAATTTAGGTTTTCCAGGTTATCAAGAATTTGTTAATAAAATAGGATTTGGTTCGATTTTTGCAATGGGAGTTCAAATGACGACCAATCTGATTTCTATTTATGTTTTGATATCTTTAGCATATGAATATTCTAAAAAATTGAATGGATCAAAGGTTAATTCGATACTTCTATCGGTTATGAGTTTCTTTCTTTTGACACCAATCAGTAATTTTAAAGTTAAAGGAAGTGCAGTTGTTGGATTAGATCTCACTTACCTTGGTTCTAAAGGGATGTTTGTTGCTATGATTGTTTCATTAAGTGTGACTCGACTCTATTGTTTACTGGAAAATAAACACATTACTATCAAAATGCCTGATAGTGTTCCACCTGCAGTCTCTAATTCTTTTACAGGATTAGTGCCAGCTTGGATAATTGCTGGAATTGTTCTCGTAATAAATGGAATTCTACGTGCTACACCATTTGGTGATATTCATGATTTGGTTTATACAATTGTACAGACGCCATTAGAGCATCTTGGTGGTTCTATTTGGGCATTATTATTTATTCTTTTCTTTTCAGAATTCTTGTGGTTCTTTGGTATTCATGGAAGTATGGCTACGTCAGCAATTATTTATACATTATATCAACCACTTGAATTACAAAATCTCGCCGCATATACAGCAGGACAGGCATTACCAAATATTTTAACCAAAACTTTTATTGATGTCATGAAAGGACCTCGTCATTTTGCACTAGCACTTCTTTTATTATTCATTTGTCGAAGTCATCATATGAAATCAGTTGGTAAGGTAGCCATTATACCTGCAATTTTTGGAATTAGTGAACCGATGAAATTTGGTATTCCTATGGTTCTTAATCCTATCTTGTTCATTCCTATGACACTATCTCCAGTAATCTCAGTTGGTTTGGCTTATGCAGCAACTTCGTTAAAATTAATTCCACGGATGACAGGTATCACATTCCCATGGAATATACCTGTTGTTTCTGGACTGATTGTTGGAGATTGGCGTACAGCGGTATTGCAAGTTATTCAATTGTTTATTGCTATGGCACTTTACTATCCATTTATTAAGTTCTTAGATAGACAAACATTAGAGCAAGAAGCTGAACAAGTTGAAAAGGAGTAG
- a CDS encoding MurR/RpiR family transcriptional regulator: MTSAKFDQRIINLTKDLTTNEKSVIDYIHTHTADINKMTISQLAQNVHYSNSFISKVVKKIGYADFAEMRYELKEENEKNDISKEFDVISQQRIDIAKTNSLLLQTKFDSINKLLDEATAVYVYGTGHSQANYIRELSRNLMLLVKVPVILLSGLSEFESVQPSIKKTDCVLIASISGESPTVIKGVKYLVLNKVPIISLTEFSDNTLASLSTYNLFYYSTPIPNPTGRKDVVSFLSLGYCIDFVIREYIDYLN; encoded by the coding sequence ATGACATCAGCAAAATTTGATCAAAGAATTATTAATCTAACAAAAGATTTAACAACAAATGAGAAAAGTGTAATTGACTATATTCACACTCATACAGCCGATATAAACAAAATGACGATTTCTCAATTGGCACAAAATGTTCATTATTCTAATTCCTTTATTTCTAAAGTCGTTAAAAAAATTGGTTATGCTGACTTTGCTGAAATGCGATATGAATTGAAAGAAGAGAACGAAAAAAATGATATTTCTAAAGAATTTGATGTTATCAGCCAGCAACGTATAGATATCGCGAAAACAAACAGTCTATTACTTCAAACAAAGTTTGATTCCATTAATAAATTGCTGGATGAGGCCACTGCAGTGTATGTTTACGGTACAGGGCATAGTCAGGCAAACTATATACGTGAATTATCACGTAATTTAATGTTACTAGTTAAAGTTCCAGTCATTCTTCTGTCCGGTTTAAGTGAATTCGAATCTGTTCAACCATCTATAAAGAAAACAGATTGTGTTTTAATCGCATCTATCAGTGGAGAATCTCCAACCGTTATCAAAGGGGTTAAATATTTAGTGCTGAACAAAGTTCCTATTATCAGTTTGACTGAATTCTCAGATAATACCTTAGCTTCACTCTCTACTTATAATTTGTTTTATTACTCTACTCCTATCCCTAATCCTACAGGGCGAAAGGATGTTGTATCCTTCCTATCACTTGGATATTGTATTGACTTTGTTATTCGCGAATATATAGATTATTTAAACTGA
- a CDS encoding TetR/AcrR family transcriptional regulator gives MNSRDKQAENTKNAILRVAAKDFLSQGYQATSTRKIAQELNITQPNMYHYYKNKKVLYAKAIENEVGGFSEKLYAEYNKNKDLPFDEMLTTISTFMVSNFKLNFFMLRHDLDTVFTDDEKKDISKNWDGGYYKVLFNIFQAHKEELRSDLSIPVQVGTFLTMLVPYIEYNEAKRKRNIANLNTMIKIFIHGIKKE, from the coding sequence ATGAATTCACGCGACAAACAAGCTGAGAATACGAAGAACGCAATTTTACGAGTAGCTGCTAAAGATTTTTTATCTCAAGGATATCAAGCTACTTCCACTAGAAAAATTGCTCAAGAGTTGAACATCACTCAACCCAATATGTATCATTATTACAAGAATAAAAAGGTTTTATATGCAAAAGCCATTGAAAATGAGGTTGGTGGTTTCAGTGAAAAGTTATATGCTGAATATAATAAAAATAAGGACCTACCGTTTGATGAAATGCTTACAACCATTTCAACTTTTATGGTAAGTAACTTTAAATTAAACTTTTTTATGTTGCGACATGATTTGGATACTGTTTTTACAGACGATGAGAAAAAAGACATCAGTAAAAATTGGGATGGTGGATATTACAAAGTACTATTTAATATCTTCCAGGCACACAAAGAGGAATTACGCTCAGATCTATCGATTCCTGTTCAAGTAGGAACTTTTTTAACAATGTTAGTTCCTTACATTGAATACAATGAAGCAAAGCGCAAACGAAACATTGCAAATCTGAATACTATGATTAAAATATTCATTCACGGTATCAAAAAAGAATAG
- a CDS encoding cation:proton antiporter: protein MEFITLLALMLFLTLIVSHIFNKMNLPAVIGQLILGVILGRGMLNIVKSTNELQLFADIGVILLMFIAGLESDLKLLRKHLGPSITVAIFGVILPVALTLLTSLIFNINMRESIFISVVFAATSVSISVEVLKSLNYLSSTSGTVILGAAVADDILAISILSVMSGTLTGNFSMKKIWTLLALWVLFVIVTYVAYRFIVPAIMKLADYAEATHAPTITALVICLIFAYFADWVQLDSVLGAFVAGIAISNTPNYNSKINRNIEIVGYSVFIPIFFISIGLNLEFTSLLKDFWLIFFFTVTGIFGKLIGAGFGARISGFNMKDSYVIGSGMISRGEMALIVAQVGYSVHLLSEEYYSTVIISIILITILAPFFLKHSISKNPI, encoded by the coding sequence ATGGAATTTATAACTCTTTTGGCATTAATGCTCTTCCTAACGTTGATCGTTAGTCACATTTTCAATAAAATGAACCTCCCCGCTGTTATTGGACAGCTAATTCTCGGCGTTATTCTTGGTCGAGGGATGTTGAATATCGTCAAATCAACAAACGAATTACAACTGTTTGCTGATATAGGCGTTATACTTTTGATGTTCATAGCGGGTCTGGAAAGTGACTTGAAATTACTACGAAAACACTTAGGTCCCAGTATTACAGTCGCCATTTTTGGAGTTATACTTCCGGTAGCTCTAACTTTACTAACTTCTCTGATTTTCAACATCAATATGCGTGAGAGTATTTTCATTTCGGTCGTATTCGCCGCAACTTCAGTTTCCATTTCTGTTGAAGTTTTGAAAAGTCTCAATTATCTGTCTAGCACTTCCGGGACCGTTATTTTAGGTGCCGCTGTAGCTGATGACATTTTGGCAATTTCAATTTTAAGTGTCATGTCTGGAACGTTGACTGGTAATTTCTCAATGAAGAAAATCTGGACTCTGTTAGCGTTATGGGTATTATTTGTGATCGTAACTTACGTCGCTTATCGCTTTATAGTACCTGCGATCATGAAGCTAGCTGATTACGCAGAGGCCACACATGCACCAACTATTACTGCTCTAGTAATCTGTTTAATATTCGCCTACTTTGCTGATTGGGTCCAATTAGACTCTGTTTTGGGTGCATTCGTAGCTGGAATCGCCATCTCCAATACGCCAAATTATAATAGTAAAATAAATCGTAATATCGAAATTGTCGGCTATTCCGTCTTCATTCCGATATTCTTCATCAGTATTGGACTTAATCTAGAATTCACTAGTTTATTAAAAGACTTCTGGCTGATTTTCTTCTTCACTGTAACGGGTATCTTTGGGAAACTCATTGGAGCTGGATTTGGTGCTAGAATATCTGGTTTCAATATGAAAGATTCCTACGTTATTGGTTCAGGGATGATATCTCGTGGTGAAATGGCTTTGATTGTTGCTCAAGTCGGCTACAGTGTCCATCTATTATCAGAAGAATATTATTCGACCGTTATTATTAGTATTATTTTAATCACCATACTTGCCCCATTTTTCTTGAAACATTCGATTAGTAAAAACCCTATTTAA
- a CDS encoding NAD(P)/FAD-dependent oxidoreductase has product MAHILVLGAGYGGLTAARDLAKSTPAGTQIDLVDKNVLHVEKTGLHMIAAGTTRADAVTFDIHSVLPSNVNFIQACVKDLDLDNKTVHFEDHDDITYDYIVVALGFRSEDFGLEGASDNALILQDLDTAKNIYKTMNKNIANYKDSQDPADLSIVVCGAGFTGIEILGELVDTVKILKAKYGVPEIKVTCLEMATRILPMFDEELANYAVSYLEKNGIKLLTGAKITKIEPKAVVYMDGEEEKQVEGSTILWTVGVSGSDVIKDSGLEARRNRVTTTSFLNIEEHPEAYFIGDDSAMIPEGAERPLPTTGQLASAEGVAVAYNIGAALNGKELKPFVYTSLGTIASLGQNHGIAEILGKGYKFKGHTASLLKHLSGDRSLMEVAGLKTAFKKGTI; this is encoded by the coding sequence ATGGCACATATTTTAGTACTTGGCGCTGGATACGGTGGGTTAACAGCCGCTCGTGACCTTGCCAAATCCACACCAGCAGGAACACAGATCGACTTAGTAGATAAGAATGTATTGCATGTTGAGAAAACCGGACTACACATGATTGCAGCAGGAACAACAAGGGCGGATGCTGTTACTTTTGATATCCACTCTGTTCTTCCTTCAAATGTAAACTTTATACAAGCTTGCGTTAAAGATTTAGATCTTGATAACAAGACCGTTCATTTTGAAGACCATGACGACATTACTTATGACTATATTGTCGTAGCCCTTGGATTCCGTTCAGAAGACTTCGGTCTAGAAGGTGCTAGTGACAATGCCTTAATCCTCCAAGATTTAGATACTGCTAAAAATATCTATAAAACAATGAACAAAAATATTGCTAATTACAAAGACTCACAAGACCCAGCTGACCTTAGTATCGTAGTTTGTGGTGCTGGATTCACTGGTATTGAGATCCTTGGTGAATTAGTTGATACAGTTAAAATTCTAAAGGCCAAATATGGCGTTCCCGAAATCAAAGTTACATGTCTAGAAATGGCAACAAGAATTCTTCCTATGTTTGATGAAGAACTTGCTAACTATGCCGTTTCATATCTTGAAAAGAATGGCATCAAACTTCTTACAGGCGCAAAGATTACAAAGATCGAACCTAAAGCTGTTGTATACATGGACGGCGAAGAAGAAAAACAAGTCGAAGGTAGCACAATTCTTTGGACTGTTGGTGTTAGTGGTAGTGACGTTATCAAGGATTCTGGTCTTGAAGCTAGAAGAAACCGTGTTACTACAACTTCATTCTTAAACATTGAAGAACACCCCGAAGCATACTTTATCGGTGACGATTCAGCCATGATCCCAGAAGGTGCTGAACGTCCATTACCAACAACTGGCCAATTGGCTTCAGCTGAAGGTGTTGCTGTAGCATACAATATCGGTGCAGCCTTGAATGGTAAAGAATTGAAACCATTCGTTTATACTTCACTTGGTACAATCGCTTCACTTGGACAAAACCATGGTATTGCCGAGATCTTGGGCAAAGGCTATAAGTTCAAGGGTCACACAGCTTCGTTACTCAAACATCTATCAGGAGATAGAAGTTTGATGGAAGTTGCCGGACTTAAAACAGCATTTAAAAAAGGCACTATTTAG
- a CDS encoding DUF1003 domain-containing protein — MQHIIDKDLEMDQKMNDEFQKELSKNTYVIRNLNDTIHGELTRGQKLSDAVARFGGSWGFIISFIVILIVWMAFNVVHFLGINFDPYPFILLNLFLSCIAAIQAPIIMMSQNRQAQRDRFDAENDYRTNTKSEMEIRILHEKIDQLNEVQWPHLLDIQKMQVEVLSELENEIQSNRAEQERSNNPQHRRHRNRNQ, encoded by the coding sequence ATGCAACACATCATCGATAAAGATCTAGAGATGGATCAAAAAATGAACGACGAGTTTCAAAAGGAATTATCCAAGAACACCTATGTAATCAGAAACTTAAACGATACCATTCATGGGGAATTGACCCGCGGACAGAAGTTATCTGATGCTGTAGCCAGATTCGGTGGTAGTTGGGGATTTATTATCTCTTTTATTGTCATTTTAATTGTTTGGATGGCTTTTAACGTTGTCCATTTTCTAGGTATCAACTTTGACCCCTATCCATTCATCCTGCTCAATCTGTTCCTAAGTTGTATTGCCGCAATCCAGGCTCCAATAATTATGATGAGTCAAAATCGCCAAGCTCAACGTGATCGTTTTGATGCTGAGAATGACTATCGTACCAATACAAAATCCGAGATGGAAATTAGAATTCTACATGAAAAAATCGATCAATTGAATGAAGTCCAATGGCCTCATTTACTGGATATACAAAAAATGCAGGTGGAGGTCTTGAGTGAACTGGAAAATGAGATTCAATCCAACCGAGCCGAACAAGAACGATCCAATAACCCACAACATCGTCGACATAGGAATAGAAATCAATAG